Within Ovis aries strain OAR_USU_Benz2616 breed Rambouillet chromosome 3, ARS-UI_Ramb_v3.0, whole genome shotgun sequence, the genomic segment AGgagaaaagcaatttaaaatagtTAAGAAAAACCTACCACAGCCATGAATTATGTGCCAATTATGTACCAAAAGAACTGCTGCCAAGAATCTTTATGGTTTTGGTGATAACAGTCTCAcccattgaaattaaaaaaaaaaaaatttcatgacaGGAAATTTCCaaacatatataaaagtaaaaattatagtATCATGAGGTCCATATACCTATTACTCAGTTTCAATAATATATAAACAGGGCCAATTTTATCTGTTCTTCCTTCTATCCCAACCCCCTAGCCTCCCCTTGGCCTGGGTACTTTTTTGGTTTTCTTGGCTACACTGGACAGTTTATGAGATCTTAGCTCCatgaccagagactgaacttgggcccttggcagtgaaagcacagagtcctaaccgctggatgGCCAGGTAATTCCCTAGCCTGGTTATTTTGAAGTGAATCCCAAATTTCATCAGAAAATAGCTCACTTTAGTATATTAAAGTTTAAACACACATTTTAATCCCACCAGTTAAACAGCAATTTTTACAGAATCTCTTGTTCATAGAAATTATAGTAGGGAAGACGACTCACAAGCTAAATAACTGCCAAAGAGGTAACAAGAATCATAAGAGAGAAGATATTCTAGGCATAACAGTTTGATAAAAAGGCATAAATATATGAACAAGTAAAAAAGTGTATAAGAAAGGTGCATGTGAATGAAAAGGAGGACAAAGTTAATTACCACATGAGAACCACTTGGAGAAGATTTATTCATAATGGTTGATCTAAAAGTAGAGAAATAGATGAAAGACATTTCTAAAACAGggataaaataaagattatactcacatctttttcaaaataataagccACATCAGCAATATCCACATCATTCTGAGTTTTCTGAGAAGAATTTTGTACCAGATCAATAGTGATAACATCATTCTCATACTGGCGGGGCGGGgagtaaaaaatacaaattaatcttACTATAACAAAAACtgtatgaaaatatgaaaatatcattGTTCAACAATCAGAATATTCAGTGTTTGACTGTCTGTAACCTGCATACGCTGGTGTTTCTTGTCATTAGTGGATAATTTGGTTTATCATTAACAATAACATCAAAGTCTTTGGAAGGTTTTAAATCAATCCAAGGGATAGAATAAAACAGCAATGCAAACAAAGataattatagttttttttcaaaagagaattttcttttcctgaaaagatttTGAATAAGATATTAAAGTACCTCACTTACTAAAATGCTAAAGAAATGCAATCCAAAAGCATTTACCATGTTCTGcttttaggaaagaaaagaacatatatatcccTAccaaaaagtcttttaaaaaatgataccaatTTTTTGCCTTCAAAGAATTCCATCACACTATTCGAGCATTTTTCAAGTAGAGTTGAAAGAGTTAAGAAAGGGCTAACTGGTTAAAGACTAGCTCCTGAAACCAAAGACGACAGGACTAAGTAGCATCCTAAAGTaagtagtcaatcctaaagcaactagtcagtcctaaaggaaatcaaccctaaatattcactggaaagactgatgctgaagctgaagctccaatactttggccacctgatgtgaagagcgactcactggagaagaccctgatgctaggaaagattgagggcaggagaagggggtgacagaggatgagatggttggatggcatcactgactcagcagacatgagtgtgagcagacTCCAGtcaataatgaaggacagggaagcctggcctgctgcaatccatggggtcgcagagaattagacacaactgagcaactgaacaacaataacaacaaaagtaaaTATTGCCAAAAGCAACCAGAGAGAGATTTTCCAAGGTAAAAAGACTGGCATGTGCTGGGGAAACTAAGAGACACTACCTTTTCTGTAAGGGTAAACTGAGGTTTTACAAGAGtatggaagaaaagcaataaacAGGGGATTCTTTAGATTAAGAGCCCAGGGCTTATAGTGTTATTCAAATACAGTTCAACCACTATCAAAAATcataccctaaaaaaaaaaaaaaaaatcataccctAACCAGACTGTCCAACCAACTCTCCGTTAAAGCCCatctgcttcaaaaaaaaaaatctcaccagAATATTTGTGATATATTTTGGATCCAGTTGATAACGGCTTGTGATTACCTCCTTGAGTGCactgtaaatagaaaaaaaattatgccaTTTTGCAACTATCATCAAAACAATCCATAttccaaaaataataattcaCATTGATGCAAAAACTGTTGCGTTCTAGTTTTAATAGAAACAGGACATTTACACAGTATCCAAGTACCTGCTCACAGATTATattaattacaaagagaaaaatggtaaCTCCACAGAGGAGAAACCTCGTGGACCCCGACCACAGTTAACATCACTAGTGAAGGCACAAGCTGACCTTGTGTGCCTCCCAGTGTGAAGTACTGAGAGGGACACAAGGTCATTGTAAGTAGTTTTTTTGTCAAAAATGCATTACTTGTATTTAATTATGAGGAAACATGAGACCAATCCAAAACTGAAGCACAGTCTATAAAATAATTTGGCCATactcttcaaaaatatcaatgtCATGGtttataatttgaatattaaaattttcaattttactgGAAACACAAAGGCCAAAGCAGTGTTCCATATTTAAAGAGACTGAACGGTCCTAACAACTAAATGCATGATCATAGACTGGGTTCTGAGTTAGAAGGGAAAAATTTGCCACAAAaaatattgggaaaactggaacaATGTGGTTTAATGTTAAATTTCCTGAATTTGATAACTGTACAGTGATTATGTCAgagaatgccttttttttttcctaggaaaAGATACACTATAGTATTTAGGGACCAGGATGCATGTTATCTAGAATTTGCTCTCAAATGGTTCtgcagaaataatatttatacacAGATCGATAcagaaagtacacacacacatgcatactcaTATAAAATACGGCAAAATCTTCACTGGTGAATCTGAGCAAAGGTTACTGTGTAAGAATCTGTACAATTCTTGTACCTCtatcttttaaagttaaaaaatactatttatattaTCCTATGtttcagaaatatgaaaaagtaaTGAGACTTTATCTAACGGTGTAAGATGGAAGATCTGAGTATCAACTGTACAAATATAATGCATTTAATAgcacttacaaaaaaaaaaatagcacttaCGACTGCAAACTTTGAAGATCATAAGGTTTTTcccttgttttgtgttttagttcTATGATGATCCAGCTATAAAGAGACAGAATTGATTAAACATAACAATGCtgccttttatattattttcttaataagcTAATACCAAAATTCCCACATGGAATTACAAGGAAATTAACAGAAAAAGGATCTATACTATAGATATGCCCTTAATTTCTTCCCTGGCCCTCAGACATTGTCTATAAAGAACTCAGCCATTCTAACATAGACCTTCTGGCCACCACAGTCAAGATCACGTAAAGTCAAGGCTTAGCTGGTCATGTTGGGCCACATTcaagtgaaaagacaaaaaggcactgagagaaaacagaacagtggccacaggcctccAGAAGACAGAAGTGGAGAGAGTGCCTGCCTTGGCTAGGGTAACTTTCCAGTCTCAGTCTCTCCCAATAAAATCTTTTTGGCTTAAACTagctggagtgtgtttccattcCTCTTCATTACATAATCCCTAAAACAACCATATCTcactttaaaatacaataaataagcaaatatatgaGTAGCTTAAATTGTTCATGTACACTGAACACCAATCCAACTTTAAAATACTGAACAGtgttaagtaaaaatatataagcaaaaggaaaaacatttaaaaataagatataataCATTGCTAGTAAATTCACAGAAGATCTCTGGAAGGTTAAGGCATGTGACATGAATTCTACAGAAGTAAACTGAGCAACTAGGGGGTTGAGATGGGATAGGATTGAGATGGGATTGTCACTGTCCACTCTTTTCTATCTTTTGAATTCTAAATCACAAAATCACATTACATATTCAAAAGTACatttaattaaatgaattaaaaaagcGTGAAAACAAGTAATATAGAGGCAGCCCAACTCACTAGGTCCTCACTGGCTCGGAGCAGGAGATTTCACTGTCCTTATCAGTTCTTCTGACCCCAGCAGTGTTCACACACCAGCACGTGGAGGTGCCGTTGCACTGCTTGGCTTTAAAGAGCCCTTTGTCGTCACACTCGGGATCATAGAGCCCGTCATTATTCTGGATGGCGCCCTCTGGTTTCCTTCTTCTCCCGGACTTTGAGTGACTCATTTCTGCCTTCATCACCAAGCATTTAGTAGCCACTGAAAGGAAAGTATCATCccaaactgaaaaataactgcAGTTttgtgtttaaagaaaaaaattcactccAAATTCCTAGGGCCAAAGATTATTACAGATTTTTATAAGTTTTCATGTTCACTTTCTAAATCGTAAGAAACTTCAAAGATGAGATAATGTTGACAAAATAGCATGATTCAGATCTGAGCCAATTAAACACTTCCACCTCAAGACATATCAATTAAAGAAGTATAAATCAAATAAAACTTAAAGGCAATGAGGATATTCTACTCACATTTTGTGCAAATGACGGAATGTTGAGTACCAACTGAAGTACACTGGCACTGACCGAGCGCGTTCACAGAGCAGTTTGTGGTCAGTTTGTAGTTTTCACACACACATCCTGGTGGGGGGAAAATATCCACTTTAAAAATGAGGATGCAACTATCAACTCTGATGTTGAATCAGCTAAGTTATGTTCTGACAATAGTCCCCAGGTTACGGGACACACAGCCTGAAGAGTGGTCCTGAATGTTTAACATTTCAGCTACAATTGAAGTGGCTGACACAATGCTAAATAGGCAGTCTAATTTGCATGCtttcctacttttcttttttaaaccaagAATAAACCCTCCAAACACCAGATTCGGCTTTGCCTCTTCATGATACTCCCAGACTCAGCTTCTTCCCTCCTGTCCTGCTAAACACTCGCCTGCTGGTCATGACTCTTCCTCAAAATCAacaacacactactatatttaaaataatcaataaggacctactgtatagcacaggaactctactcagtattttttaataacctatatgggaaaagaatctgaaaaaatggatatatgtacctgtataactgaaccactttgctatatacctgaaactagtatgttataaatcaactagatcccagtataaagtaaaaattaagtttaaaatgcCAATTCTAGGATCTATGAATAACTCACATTACTTCCCTCTTCCCATCCTTTAAATAATAAGAGATACTTCTTCTGAGACTTAATGGAAACGTACTCAATCCCTGGACAATTTTGTGTCttggaaaaattatattttcaattgAATTGGGAGGTACCGCTTTCCTAACTAAATTAAATCCTAGTATCTGATTTTGAAAGTGCTATTAAGCAGCCCATCCTGGATGTcagtttaatatttatatttttgactaTCTCAAAAGCTCATTTTAACTTCAAACTGACAAgtccatttaatttcttttattagtCTAGATAAGAGAGTGTGAGATTATAAACAAACACTAACTTTAAcaggctgaagaactgatataTTGAAACTTCATATCAagttgtctttaatttttcctgtttaaatTATAATCAATATGAACCACCTATATAATCTGTCCATCACTAAACTCAGtattggggtcacaaaaagaaaGTCTAGTGGCTGTCCTCAAGGAGTTAAAAATCTTACACGGCACTATGCTATATACCTGCTCAGGGAACAAAGttatgcctcagttcagttccgttcagtcgctcagtcgtgtccgactctttgcgaccccatgaattgcagcaagccagaaaaaggagagtgaaaaagttggtttaaagctcaatattcataAAGTTATGCCTAAACATCGTGAAATTTTAAAACGACAATCAGGCACACACTTTCTGAACATACTCCTACAGCAGCTGTTATCACTTTAAAGCAATTTGTTTTGGTCCTGCCGCAGggcatgcggaatcttagttccccaacctgagGTCCTACCCAGAgccttctgcagtggaagcattgAGTCTTAATCGCTGGACCGCCAGAGGATTCCCACTATAAAGCAATTTAAAATCAAGTATttagtctcagactgaacttgaAATAACATGAGTTGATTAAACTGCATTATTTTGAAAGTATAATGAATTAGGCCGAACCCTGTTGGTGagactataaaaataaaagcctctCCAGAAATCTGGTTAAACGACACCTCACTGCTAGCCACCACCTTACAAATAAATCAAGAGATGGCGGCCAAGATGTTTATTCCAGAGTAAGAAAACCTGGAATCAAATTACACGTCCAAGATTAGGATAATGATGCGACCTTCCCGGCTATAGAttgttttatatcattttaatcgTGTTTTTCAAGACTAAAGGAGAGGGAAAATTGAATACAATGTGGGGGGTGAGGACGGAGGGGATCAAGACCTAAAACAATGTGTTTAGGTTTAGGGTAATGTTTAGAGCAaagtctgaaagaaaaatatatctaattATTAACTACAGGATTCTTTTAAAATGGTGGCATTATTGTTTTGACTCTTTACGATTACCGATATAGCTGGATTTGCTACAATAAACTTGGCATTACTTATAGAATCCTTAAAGAGAAAATATCCATACACCGGGTAGTCAGGGCCCAGGAGGACGccccgtcccccccccccccccccccccccccccccccgcacagGTGCATAGCGGCCCCAGAGGCCTCGCCGCAGTCACCGGCCCCCGCCTGAGACACATCCGGGGCCCGCCGCAGGTgcccggggaggggcggggccgaaGGCCGCCGTGGCAGAGTCCCCTCCCGGCCCGGGCAGGTTTCCGCCTCGACAAAACCTCGAGTGCGCAGGGGCCGGAGGAGGTGGGCGCGCCGAGGCGGCGGCGAACGAGGCCGCTCAGTTCCCTACCGgtccccccgccccggccctggGCCATCTTCCCAGAGAGGCGAGCAGAGCGCCAAGCGAGGCTGCTCCCTCCCGCCGCGCGAGTGGGCGCCTTCCCGCCACCTCCCACCCTCAGGGGGCCTGGGCAGCCCCGCGCCGTCCATCTCCAGGCGGGAAAGCGCGGCCCCTTCCCCGCAGTCTCCATCTAGGGCACCGAGGAccgccaccgccaccaccaccgccGCCCGGTCCTCCTATCCCCACGACTCCGCTCCTCACCTTCCTGGGCAGCGGCCACCGCCGCCGTCGCCGCGGCGACCAGGAGCCCGAAAGCGAGGACCTGGCGGGGCGCCATGCTGCGCGCGCCGAGGACCAGGGCGCTAGAGCGCGAGGGCTCCAGGCGGGTCGAGGGCTGCCGCGAGGACGAGCGGACAGAGTAGGTCGTCGCACGCCACTGGCCGGCCGGACGGCGTGAGGCGTGGGACGCGCGGGTCCGCGTCGAGAGGACTGCAGCGAGGTGCTCGGGGGTCAGACGACCGTGCTAGCTGGCCGACGGACTGCGCGATTTGGGCGCGCGGTAGAGCGGAGCAGACCTGCTCGACCTGgcagccccgcccccggccccgccccggtcTCTGCCCGCGGCGGCTCACCTCCGCCGGCCGGTTCTCCGCGTTGCCACcgccggggggcgggggcagggaacaggatcccctcccctcccccacccgggGCGCGGCCGTTGGGATACCACCCTCTTCCCAGGTGTGCGCCCTGTCCGCCCGGTCCCCGCCGCCTCCGGGGGCCTCCTCCCGCGGCGGCCGGTGAGGTGGGAAGGGTGGGACCCTGGGGAAAGTTGGAAAATCCTGACCCTTCTTTTTCACCAGTGAGAGCACCACTCTGAAAGCTCGAGGAAATGGGGTCTGGAGGAAAGAgtgagggggcagggaggaggaaggtggACGGCGAGATGGAATACAAAGAGAAGCGGGAGAGCCCTCCCAACCTCCCTAAAAAGACCTCTGACTTTACCTGGCGGTTCAATTGTAGGCCTGGGAaacgaaaaaaagaaaaacaaatctcccTAGCTCTCAGGATGACAAACTCGTGTTCCTTATAATTATTCTCaatgtcttttccatttcttataAGACTTTTTTAGCATTTGAAGTTTTAAGAGGTGTTCCCATAGAGGGGAATGCTGGAAACTGAAATTATCTGAGTTGATTAATATTAGAGAACAATGCTGGTAAGTATTGCAAAAATATAGAGAAGTAGAAACAACGGACAATTATTTCAGCCCAAATGAATTCGAATTACAACAAGCTGTTGTTACACTCAAAATAGTTGTGACGTGAAACTTTTAATAACTATTAAAGTATTAAGtgtatttaatgttatttttgttaGCTGCAATATCATTATGAcctatttttaagtcttttttcctATCAAATTATCGAAGAGttcaaaagaggaaaagtgaaaaggcaaTTTAAAGAGTCCActaattttgattaatttttacaaatatatataaaatcatggaTTATGCTTTTATTGAGCAATAATTTGAGTGTGTTgtaaacctggtgggctacactccttagggtcacaaaagagttggacaaggcttagggactaaacaacaactctgcTAACTTTCCTAATGTAAATAATTACACTGTTGAGGTAAATACCAATATAATGTGAATTTTACTGGGACATTaagttatttaattatttgatcATTGCCATCCTAAGGAAATCCTATCAGTGTTTTAAATCTGAAAATCTGAACTAGACCTGAGTTCTGGAACTTTgtgatcttttcaaaaatttcttcaAATGAAAAGACTATTACTATCAAATCAGAAACAACTATCAACCAGATTTTTGTTATCTTCTGCATTTGGGCTGTTTCAGGAAGTTACACACCGCCAGCCTCCAAACTACACACACTTTTCCCAAGAATAACTGGTTATTGTGGCTTTGTTTGCAAAATATTCCATTGCCAAGTCTGAATCTGTTATCTACCTAATCCAGAAAAATCAAATCTTCTAAAAGCTTGACAGCTCTTTATTAAATGTTCATTTCATTAAAGTGAATTGAGTATACATGACTattaaataaatgacaaaatactGCAGTAATCTGACTTGTAGTATTTGAATATACATCCaagatattgtttctttttatggctcttAACTCATTCTCAGTTTGTCACTGCCCAAAATTGCTCTCATTTTATACTTTGTGAATCTTTTGTAGCTTCAGTGCTGTATTTAAGAACATTTCTTAATAGTTTAATACACAAGTATACTCTTTAAACTATTCTTAAGTTTTACAGgtgttgctttttaattttcacaatagtTTGATATCTAATATTCGACTAAGAAAAATATGACTTAAAATTTGTATCTAAACTTTTCTGACAAAACTCTCAGCCCATCAGTTAAGAATCCAAGTAAAAAACCAAAGTCAAAGACAAAGAatggatggaaaaagaaactgGTTAAGAAAGATATAATGGGTAGTGCAAAATATTGCCATGATAGGGATTTGGGTTGTGACTTTCccttgaaataaaaaagaacaataaatataGTTTTGGAGAAAAGTCAGTATCCTGTTCTTTAAAAACAAGGGTGCTGTTTAAGAGAATTACTCATTttatactcaatattctatagTACAGTTTCTTCACAGAGattttagagtgtgtgtgtgtgtgtaaaatttaaTGAAACCTAAAATGGGATGAATGTTTTCCTTGTAGATGGCTAGTGCAGGGGTCTCCAAGCTCCAGGATCTCATGCCAGGTAATctaaggtggagctgatgtaataataatagaaataaagtgcaaaaTAAATGTAACGCACTTGAATCATCGCAAAACTACACCCCCACCCCTGTCGGTGGAAAAGTTGTCTTTCATGAAACCAGTGTCTGGTGCCAAAGAGGTTGAGGACTGCTGAGCTAGAGGAAAGCGTAATGTGTAGATATTTGCTATAAAGGGCtattaattcttaaaattttagttGTTTCATGAGCAATACATTAGTAGAAAGCAAAAATACATGACATAGAATGAAGAATGAAAGCTCTTTCTGACCACTCATCAGCGAATCCCTCTCCTAGATAATACTCATTAACAGTCTGGTAGTCATACAACTGAACACAGCAATTCATACAACTGTATTCGTCATACATTACTTCTCACATATACTAAAGAACCTGGTCTCATAGAATGTACTCTGCAGAATGGAGGCTATTACTTCGTTTGGTTTAGGTTTATAAAAATAGTCTGTATAATTCAGAGTCCACtttaatacatatacacaattattTGTGTATAATTTTGATCAAGCATCATtatatttgtcatttaaaaagttGACTTTGTCTCCAAAGCAGAACGCTTGACCCTTAGTCGTAAAGCCCTTTCCATATCTTTCTACCCTTGAaaccattttataaaatataaaacactacATAATAAGTACTTAGTACACTATTTAGTGGGCTATCCAGgtggtgcagaggtaaagaatctgtctgccaatgcaggagacaagggtttgatccttgggtcaggaagataccctggagaaggaaatagcaacccactccagtattcttgtctgggaaatcctgtggacagaggagcctggctggctacagcccagggagttgcaaagagttggacgtgactgaataTACATGCCCACTATTAAGTACattcttatgctgctgctgctgctaagttgcttcagtcgtgtccgactctgtgcgaccccatagacagcagcacaccaggctataGTAGATGCTTATGAAGTGGTGTGTGACTTCAACCAGGAATTCACTGGCTGTCCAGTGTTTATCacaccatgcttccactgcagagggcacaggttcagtccctggtcggagaactaagattccacaagctgcatggcacagccccaaaatataaaatacaatgaaataaaatacaatccCTGCTCCCTAAAGGAAATCCCAACTCTGACTTTTTCTAGCATAAATTAGTTTGCCTAGTCTAGCACTCAAGGCCAGTTTCATGGACATGCAACCTGCACAGTCACATAGGACCCCATGCTTACTTAGAAGGGCCCTATACTTGGTATAGTGCTCTACCATAAcagtcttgaaattcttaatattttaataaggcatccatattttcattttgtactgggCCCTGGAAGTTATACAGCCAAGACATGTGAGAAATAGGATAGTAAAATGATAGACATGAGAA encodes:
- the EPCAM gene encoding epithelial cell adhesion molecule precursor (The RefSeq protein has 1 substitution compared to this genomic sequence); this translates as MAPRQVLAFGLLVAAATAAVAAAQEGCVCENYKLTTNCSVNALGQCQCTSVGTQHSVICTKLATKCLVMKAEMSHSKSGRRRKPEGAIQNNDGLYDPECDDKGLFKAKQCNGTSTCWCVNTAGVRRTDKDSEISCSEPVRTYWIIIELKHKTREKPYDLQSLQSALKEVITSRYQLDPKYITNILYENDVITIDLVQNSSQKTQNDVDIADVAYYFEKDVKDESLFHSKRMDLKVNGELLDLDPGQTSIYYVDEKPPEFSMQGLQAGIIAVIVVVVVAIIAGIIVLVVSRKKSMTKYEKAEIKEMGEMHRELNA